The following are from one region of the Theropithecus gelada isolate Dixy chromosome 6, Tgel_1.0, whole genome shotgun sequence genome:
- the MYOZ3 gene encoding myozenin-3, with translation MIPKEQKGPVMAAMGNFTEPVPTLDLGKKLSVPQDLMMEELSLRNNRGSLLFQKRQRRVQKFTFELAASQRAMLAGSAKRKVTGTAESGTVANANGPEGQNYRSELHIFRASPGASLGGPEGAHSAAAPAGCVPSPSALAPGYAEPLKGVPPEKFNHTAIPKGYRCPWQEFVSYRDYQSDGRSHTPSPNDYRNFNKTPVPFGGPLVGGTFPRPGTPFIPEPLSGLELLRLRPSFNRVAQGWVRNLPESEEL, from the exons TCCCTACGCTGGACCTGGGCAAGAAGTTGAGCGTGCCCCAGGACCTGATGATGGAGGAGCTGTCACTACGCAACAACAGAGGGTCCCTCCTCTTCCAGAAGAGGCAGCGCCGTGTGCAGAAGTTCACTTTCGAGTTAGCAGCCAGCCAGCGGGCG ATGCTGGCCGGAAGCGCCAAGAGGAAGGTGACTGGAACAGCGGAGTCGGGGACG GTTGCCAATGCCAATGGCCCCGAGGGGCAGAACTACCGCTCGGAGCTCCACATCTTCCGGGCCTCACCCGGGGCCTCACTCGGGGGTCCCGAGGGCGCCCACTCTGCAGCCGCCCCAGCTGGATGCGTCCCCAGCCCCAGCGCCTTGGCGCCAG GCTATGCGGAGCCGCTGAAGGGCGTCCCGCCAGAGAAGTTCAACCACACCGCCATCCCCAAGGGCTACCGCTGCCCCTGGCAGGAGTTCGTCAGCTACCGGGACTACCAGAGCGATGGCCGAAGTCACACCCCCAGCCCCAACGACTACCGAAATTTCAACAA GACCCCGGTGCCATTTGGAGGACCCCTCGTGGGGGGCACTTTTCCCAGGCCAGGCACCCCCTTCATCCCGGAGCCCCTCAGTGGCTTGGAACTCCTTCGCCTCAGACCCAGCTTCAACAGAGTGGCCCAGGGCTGGGTCCGTAACCTCCCAGAGTCCGAGGAGCTGTAG